The proteins below are encoded in one region of Meriones unguiculatus strain TT.TT164.6M chromosome 18, Bangor_MerUng_6.1, whole genome shotgun sequence:
- the LOC110542618 gene encoding olfactory receptor 4P4-like, whose translation MDSTNNITEFILLGLSQNKKIKTLCFLLFLFCYIAILLGNIVIMISITCSQIIEQPMYFFLNYLALSDLCYTSTVTPKFLTDLLIERNVISYTSCMTQLFTMHFFGGTEVLILTVMAYDRFVAICKPLHYTIIVNRRRCHALVIACCAGAFIHSFFQSLLANSLPFCGPNEMDHYFCDVYPLLTLACTNKYRIGLLVVANSGMMGLVTFVVVMWSYSFILYTIRAYPAESKSKALSTCSSHVTVVILFFVPVLFIYIRPAVTYPEDKVFALFYTILAPMFNPLIYTLRNAEMKNALWKVWCQKLFFVGKRIK comes from the coding sequence ATGGACAGTACCAACAACATCACTGAATTTATACTGTTAGGACtttcccagaacaaaaaaattaaaactctatgttttctgttgttcttgttttgctACATAGCTATTTTGTTGGGAAACATAGTCATTATGATCTCTATCACATGTAGCCAGATAATTGAACAACCAATGTACTTCTTTCTTAATTACCTTGCTTTGTCAGACCTGTGCTATACTTCCACAGTGACTCCCAAGTTTCTTACTGACCTTCTCATAGAAAGGAACGTGATTTCGTATACCAGTTGCATGACTCAGCTTTTTACCATGCACTTCTTTGGGGGGACTGAGGTCCTCATACTCACAGTGATGGCCTATGACCGTTTTGTGGCCATCTGCAAGCCCCTGCACTATACCATAATCGTGAATAGAAGGAGGTGTCATGCCCTGGTCATTGCTTGTTGTGCTGGTGCTTTTATACATTCCTTCTTCCAGAGCCTCCTTGCTAACAGCCTCCCCTTTTGTGGTCCCAATGAGATGGATCACTATTTCTGTGATGTTTATCCTTTGCTGACACTTGCCTGCACCAACAAATACAGAATTGGGCTTCTGGTGGTTGCCAATTCAGGCATGATGGGACTGGTAACCTTCGTGGTCGTGATGTGGTCTTATTCTTTCATATTGTACACTATTAGGGCTTACCCTGCAGAAAGCAAGAGCAAAGCTCTTTCCACATGCAGTTCTCATGTCACTGTAGTCATTCTGTTCTTTGTGCCTGTACTTTTCATATATATTAGACCAGCTGTCACTTATCCAGAAGACAAAGTATTTGCCCTTTTCTACACCATCTTAGCGCCCATGTTCAACCCTCTGATCTACACTCTGAGAAATGCGGAGATGAAGAATGCCCTGTGGAAAGTTTGGTGTCAAAAACTATTTTTTGTTGGAAAGAGAATTAAATGA